Sequence from the Rhizobium sp. TH2 genome:
GCGGCACGATCGAGAACCACGGCCTGATCAAGGCGCCGAGTGCCGCGATCATCGACGGCATCGGCAATATCGAGATCATCAATTCCGGCCGCATATCAGGCAATGTCTATATGGGCGACGGCAGCGATACGTTCGACGGACGGCGCGGCTCGATCACCGGCTCGGTCTACGGCGGCGATGACGGCGACACCTATTACATCGGCAAGTCGTCCGTGAAGGTCGTCGAGGTGCTCAGCGAGGGTTACGACTACGCGCTCTCGACCGTGAGTTACAAGCTGACCGCCAATGTCGAGTCGCTGCAACTCCTCGGCAAGAAGGACATCGATGCATCAGGTGAATTGGGCGGTAACCGCCTGATCGGCAACATCGGAGACAACGTGATCAAGGGGCGCGGTGGCAGCGATTACATCGCCGGCGGCGCGGGCAGGGACACGCTCGTCGGTGGTTCCGAGGGCGACACGTTCTTTTTCACTCTTAAGGGTGGACGTGATACGATCATCGACTTCGAGGATCATTTCGACAGGATCCGGATCGATGGCGTCATCAGCCAGTCCGGTTTCGACGATCTGGACATCACTGATGTCAAGGGCGGTGCGCTGATCGAATACCAGGGCGGCGAGATCCTGGTAAAGGGCATGGCCGCCGCCGATTTTGGCTGGATGGACGATTTCACCATCTGATTTCAATTGCCCGCCGAATATCCGGCGGCCGGTTTCGTCCAATCCGCATACCTCACATCAATATCTCCTTCTGACACCGGCGTTCAGTATCTGGTGATCAGATGCGCCCCGGCAAGGCGGACCACACACTGCCGGGGCGCGTTATTTTTCTGGTCTGTCCCATGCCGACCCGCCGCCCCGTCCGCATCGCGCATGCGTTTCCCAATCTCATTCATACGCTTGTTTCAGAGGTAACACGGCTTCCGACCGTCGGGAATAATCCCGTCTGCCGGTCCGTCGATTTCTTCGAACCATGAAACGAACGCTCCACAGGGCCGAAAGCCGCCATGGAGAGGTTTCGCCGCTATGAGCCCTGCCCCGAGGCCGCAACGACGGTCTCGGGCGAAAGCAGTTCTAAAAAATAAGTAATTGAATCAATTAAATTTTATCAATTTACCTGTTCCTCATGTAACTTCGCTCCCGAGTTTTTCCTGTAGCTTTTGTTTCAAGGAAGCCACCCGGCATCCTGAAACCGAAACTAAACCTACAAAGGAAAACCACCATGGGAACGATAAAGCAGAACCAGGATCTCGAAACGACCTGGATGATCGACACCTCGAACGACACCTACATCCTGGGCGCGAACGCCCTTATCGAGACGTCGGGAGAGTTCGCGATCGACGTCGCCGCCGGCTTCAACAACAACACGCTGATACTCAAGGGTGAAGCGACAGCCACCGACACGACCAGCGTCGTCCGTGTTGCCGGCAACAACACCCATGTCGACGTCCTGCTCGGCGGACATATCAACGGCCTCGGTGCCAATGTCGGCCTCAACGCCACCGGCGCGAACTTCTCGCTGAACAATGCGGGCGGCATCACCGGCTCGTCGTCGGCCGTTGCGGTCGGTGACTATGCGCAGGTCGTCAACAGCGGCCTGATGCTCAGCGGCCAGATCGGCCTGATGGCAGGCGATGGGCTTGATCTCACCAATAGCGGCCGCATTGCCGGCGATGTCTTCGGTGTCCTCGCCAACGCGGATGGAGCCGTGATCGAAAACCTCAAGGGTGGCAAGATCACCGCCGATACGACTGCCGTGCACCTCATCGGTGACGGGACCGCCGTGCTTCACAATTCCGGTCTGATCAAAGCCCAGACGGCGATCAACGACGGTGCTGCCGATACGACCGTCATCAACAAGGGCACGATCGACGGCAACGTCAATCTCGGCGCCGGCGAAGACGTCTTCAACACCCGCAAGGGCAATTTCGATGGCCAGGTGAATGGCGGTGACGGCAACGACATCTACATCATCGGCGACTCCCACACTGATATCGTCGAGCAGCCCGGTTTCGGCTACGACAAGGTCAAGTCCACTGTGTCCTTCACGCTGGGTGAAAACCTCGAGGACCTGATCCTGCAGGGCAACAAGAACGCCAGCGCCACCGGCAATGAAGGCGACAACGTGCTGACCGGCAACAAGGGCGACAACGTGCTCAAAGGCATGGCCGGCGAGGATTACCTGAAGGGCGGCAAGGGCGACGACAGGCTCTTCGGCGGCGCCGACCAGGACATGTTCGACTTCCGCAAGGGGAGCGGCCACGACGTGGTCGAGGACTTCGTCGATGGCGAGGACGTCATCTACACGCCCTTCGCCGGCAACGAAGCCGATCTCCTTGCCAATCATCTGACCCAGAAAAACGGCGGCGTGCTGCTTACCTACGGCGACGACTCGCTCTTCATCAAGGGCGTGACCTTGGCCGAGCTCGACGAGAGCGACTTCTTCACCATCTGACGCCGACCTGTGAAATCAGGTGCCGCGAACAGGGCGCCCCGGCGGGTTCACCGCCGGGGCTTTTGCGTTTCATCCGGCCGGTCACCGGATATGAATATTAGAATGTGCTGTCGCGTATCCTCAAGGCGTGGTGACTCGCCATGGCCCCGGATTCGCCGCTTGCGATCGAGTCGTAACGGGCTCACAGTCGCCGTTCATGCATTCGATCAGCCAACCTTTTAGGAGAACTGAAAATGCCTGTCCAAAACACCGACCGCAATACGCAGTGGCTTCTCAATCTTCCGAACGAAACCTGGACCCTGACCAAGAACGCCAAGATCACCACCTCTAATGAGGACGCGATCTTTGAGGGCGCTTTCAACAGCGAGATCATCATCAGGGGCGATATCAAGGTCGTCGGTATCGGCAGGGCGGGCATCAGGTTCGATGGCTCGACATCCTCCGTCGAAGTCGGCAAGGATTCCTTCATCAACTGCAAACATGCCTATTACGGCATCTCGGCTGACGGCGCCGGATCGGACGTCGTCAACCGCGGTATCATGAGGGGCGTCGAGGCGGGTTTCCACGGTGCCATATGGGCTGACTTGACGAATTTCGGCACCATAGGCGGCCATATCGCGGTCCATTTCGAAGGTGACGGCAGCCAGATTCACAATAACGGCCTGCTCGACGGTTCGAACTACGGCATTTCGGCCGGCGCCAATGGCACCTATATCTTCAACGATGCCGGCGCCCGAATATTGGGGCCGCTCAAGGCCATTCTGCTGAATGGAGCGGGCGACGCCCAAATCCTCAACCGGGGCACGATCGATGGCGGCGAGGTGGCCATCGAGCTTGATCTCGGCAACCTGCATTTCGTCAACAAGGGCAAGGTCTTGGGCGACGTGGTGCTCGCCGGCGGTAACAACTTCATCGACACAAGAAAGGGCGAGATCAAGGGCACGATCGAGGGCGGCGCCGGCGACGAGACGATCCTGGTCGCCAGCAAGGTCAAGTTCACTGACGGCAATGATTCCGATTACGACCGCGTGAGTTCGTCCGTGTCCTACAAGATCGGCCTGCATGTCGAGGCGCTCGACCTCAAGGGCAGGAAGAACATTGATGCCACCGGCAGCGTGCTCGACAATGACCTGACCGGCAACCGCGGCAACAATCACCTCAAGGGCCTGAACGGCGAAGACAATCTCTATGGCGCGAAGGGCAATGACGTCATGACCGGCGGACTGGCGAACGACATCTTCCATTTCCAACAGGGCGACGGTGTCGATCGCATCTCGGATTTTGAGGATGGTGGCGATCTCCTAGAAGCCCCGATGGTCCAGAGCCAGCTGCAGTTCGACAATCTCGATATCGTCCAGGTGAACGGCGATGTGGTGATCAAATTCGGTGGTGGCGACCGGTTGATCATCGAAGATACATTGAAGAGCAATATCACCTACGCCTATTTCGCCTGAATCCCGCTCTCGATTTCGAGCAAGACGCCCCGGTCCGTTCGGGGCGGCTTTGTTTCACGCCTGCGACGCGGCATCTGTCACCCTTGCATTGATTGATGGTGAAGATGGAGTGTACTCCGCCGGTTCGGGCTCCCACATCGCCGGCCAAACCGGCTCCTTGCTGATGTTGAAACAAAATTCACCCTGTCTCGACACTCCGATGAAACAAAAGCGTGAGATGTTACGTTCATGGGCAAGGAAATGATTAGCGAGGCCGAATAAACGGCGCCTGACAATCGTTTACCAGCCAAGTAACGGAGCCTCCGCACAATGCAAAAGGTGCTCCAAGCCAAGAGGATGAGACAATGACATTTGCGCTCGGCCTGTTCGCCACACTGATTTCGGCCATGTTCGTGGCCACGTTTGCATCCTCGATCATCGCTTCGAGCCGCGAGGCCCGCGAAGATCAGGAACGCCGTCTTTCGATTTTCTGAAGCCTCCCCCCAGGCTTTTGACCCCCAGTCCCGGAATGGCGTTCCCCTGCGCTGTTCCGGGATTTTTTTGTTGCTTGGCCGACCGCGTTTTCCCGCTAGATCGTTTCATTGTTAAATGGAAGCATTCTGCCGGAGCAGGTTTTCGTCAGGGCAGAGGCGATTGGCGAAGGGCATACCCCGATGTACGTCCGAGCCGATCGCCTCTGATCCTGGCGGAAAGATGCCCGGCCCCACCGGTCGCGCTTCGCGACGATCGGCGATTCTAATGTCTTGCAGATTTGCTTTAGCAAATCTGCGGGAGGGTTGGCCGATACGGGCCGCCTATTCGTTCGGTCGCCTTGGCCGTAGAACTGGGCTACGACGCGCGCCGACCGAACGAATATCCGACTCCGTCTCGGCCAACAGAATGATTCCATTTAACAATGAAGCGATCTAGACTGCCTTCATGCGATCGACTTCCACT
This genomic interval carries:
- a CDS encoding calcium-binding protein; this encodes MGTIKQNQDLETTWMIDTSNDTYILGANALIETSGEFAIDVAAGFNNNTLILKGEATATDTTSVVRVAGNNTHVDVLLGGHINGLGANVGLNATGANFSLNNAGGITGSSSAVAVGDYAQVVNSGLMLSGQIGLMAGDGLDLTNSGRIAGDVFGVLANADGAVIENLKGGKITADTTAVHLIGDGTAVLHNSGLIKAQTAINDGAADTTVINKGTIDGNVNLGAGEDVFNTRKGNFDGQVNGGDGNDIYIIGDSHTDIVEQPGFGYDKVKSTVSFTLGENLEDLILQGNKNASATGNEGDNVLTGNKGDNVLKGMAGEDYLKGGKGDDRLFGGADQDMFDFRKGSGHDVVEDFVDGEDVIYTPFAGNEADLLANHLTQKNGGVLLTYGDDSLFIKGVTLAELDESDFFTI
- a CDS encoding calcium-binding protein, producing the protein MATHFQKTDRDTSWVMTTSNDTWILTRNAEVETSGFSGIVEGAGIQNSNIRILGDVTASGGGMFAVRFQDDGSRVYVGKTGHLDGRDAFGGVMMDGTGTELVNHGLIQGDSSGVYGTGAGRLANYGVIKAENGVYFSEGGFEVINEGLIRGGNSDAVSGYLAGSSIVNEKGGVLRSLHEVGIELMGAGGGTIENHGLIKAPSAAIIDGIGNIEIINSGRISGNVYMGDGSDTFDGRRGSITGSVYGGDDGDTYYIGKSSVKVVEVLSEGYDYALSTVSYKLTANVESLQLLGKKDIDASGELGGNRLIGNIGDNVIKGRGGSDYIAGGAGRDTLVGGSEGDTFFFTLKGGRDTIIDFEDHFDRIRIDGVISQSGFDDLDITDVKGGALIEYQGGEILVKGMAAADFGWMDDFTI